In a single window of the Longimicrobium sp. genome:
- a CDS encoding SusC/RagA family TonB-linked outer membrane protein yields MNTPVVPKSRTAAKVLCALACLGSFSAAGLNPAAPTALAAQATGQISGTVTAEGGRALPGATVEVVGTGRRTVTGPDGSFTLTGIAPGSHTLRVTALGHAARTQTVTVSANTPATVNISLAAQAVGLEGLVAVGYTQQRRTTVSDAVSEVSAATLRDRQTATLEEALRGRVAGVTIASSGQPGRESQVIVRGQNFLGNVSPLYVVDGMYTRQNPNLNPRDIESVQVLKDASAAAQYGAQSANGVIVITTRRGRAGTPRVSVNSYYGYQEVPRRIEFVSGARWSEINNMSRVNAGLPADNTAIRSNTDWQDAVFQQGAVQDYNANVSGGGDNSSYLIGGGYFNQKGTIIETDFERFSFRVNSEARGRRWRVGQNATLARSTRNNLVGFPLVDVVRLQPGIPVRDPSNASGYGYGSGGGALATFGTNPVGAFEREDNRDISNRVLGNVFGEYSFLPWLRYRVNLGVDYEDLNYRQFVRQQQIRQNTVPTFNEGTDRRDNNMVLLMEHLLNSEATRGEHSISAVAGVSNQSGRFERLEAYRRGFANENITSIDAGTSNFNNRGFEIPSGLLGLLARANYSYADRYLLTGTVRRDGSSRFGPGNKYGTFLSGSAGWVVSDESFYEGLPVLGSSVPTLKLRASYGSLGNQDIGDFQYAASVISNQSYLFGGSIASGATQLRLANPDIRWQDQTQTNFGIDLGLLDDRLLLTADYYVSKSDGLLVNAPLPWSLGTAFNDATAAPTVNAGSIRNRGFELGAEYRITRGDLQLNTSANITTINNKVTALGNGGQPIFAGFSNVSRTAVGGSIGEFFVLKTDGIFQSDAEVQGYKNSTGRVVQPNAKAGDVRYADLNDDGVINDDDRYVAGSPIPDFEGGLSLNATYRRFNVGLAMRGSHGAEVFNVARFWTDRLDENSNYRADLDPWTPTNTSARDPRAVFGAAGADNARSNTDRWIEDGSYLRIQNLVLGYALPTRFTRRFGVDREGSRIFLNIQNLHTFTGFSNWDPEINAGNALTRGIDDGTIYPNPRSVTLGIDLNL; encoded by the coding sequence ATGAACACCCCTGTCGTACCCAAGAGCAGGACCGCCGCCAAGGTGCTCTGCGCGCTGGCGTGCCTCGGCTCCTTCTCCGCCGCCGGCCTCAACCCCGCCGCGCCCACGGCGCTGGCGGCGCAGGCCACCGGCCAGATCAGCGGCACCGTGACCGCCGAGGGCGGCCGCGCCCTCCCCGGCGCCACCGTGGAGGTGGTCGGCACCGGCCGGCGCACCGTCACCGGGCCCGACGGCAGCTTCACCCTCACCGGCATCGCGCCGGGGAGCCACACCCTGCGCGTGACGGCGCTGGGCCATGCCGCGCGCACGCAGACGGTCACGGTGAGCGCCAACACCCCCGCCACCGTCAACATCTCCCTCGCCGCGCAGGCGGTGGGGCTGGAGGGGCTGGTGGCGGTGGGCTACACGCAGCAGCGCCGCACCACGGTGAGCGACGCCGTGTCCGAGGTTTCCGCCGCCACGCTGCGCGACCGCCAGACGGCCACGCTCGAAGAGGCGCTGCGTGGACGCGTGGCGGGCGTCACCATCGCGTCGTCCGGCCAGCCGGGGCGCGAATCGCAGGTGATCGTGCGCGGCCAGAACTTCCTGGGCAACGTCTCGCCGCTGTACGTGGTGGACGGGATGTACACGCGGCAGAACCCCAACCTGAACCCGCGCGACATCGAGTCCGTGCAGGTGCTCAAGGACGCGTCGGCGGCGGCGCAGTACGGCGCGCAGTCGGCCAACGGGGTGATCGTCATCACCACCCGCCGCGGCCGCGCCGGCACGCCCCGGGTGTCGGTCAACTCGTACTACGGCTACCAGGAGGTCCCGCGCCGCATCGAGTTCGTGAGCGGCGCGCGCTGGAGCGAGATCAACAACATGTCGCGCGTGAACGCGGGGCTGCCCGCGGACAACACCGCCATCCGCAGCAACACGGACTGGCAGGACGCCGTCTTCCAGCAGGGCGCCGTGCAGGACTACAACGCCAACGTCAGCGGCGGCGGCGACAACTCCAGCTACCTGATCGGCGGCGGCTACTTCAACCAGAAGGGCACCATCATCGAGACCGACTTCGAGCGGTTCTCGTTCAGGGTGAACTCCGAGGCGCGGGGCCGCCGCTGGCGCGTGGGGCAGAACGCCACGCTCGCCCGCAGCACGCGCAACAACCTGGTGGGCTTCCCCCTGGTGGACGTGGTGCGCCTGCAGCCGGGGATCCCGGTGCGCGACCCCAGCAACGCGAGCGGCTACGGCTACGGCTCGGGCGGCGGGGCGCTGGCAACATTCGGCACCAACCCCGTGGGCGCCTTCGAGCGCGAGGACAACCGCGACATCAGCAACCGCGTGCTGGGCAACGTCTTCGGCGAGTACTCGTTCCTCCCCTGGCTGCGCTACCGCGTCAACCTGGGCGTGGACTACGAGGACCTGAACTACCGCCAGTTCGTGCGGCAGCAGCAGATCCGCCAGAACACGGTGCCCACCTTCAACGAGGGTACGGACCGGCGCGACAACAACATGGTGCTGCTGATGGAGCACCTGCTGAACTCCGAGGCCACTCGCGGCGAGCACTCCATCAGCGCGGTGGCGGGCGTGAGCAACCAGTCCGGCCGGTTCGAGCGGCTGGAGGCGTACCGCCGCGGCTTCGCCAACGAGAACATCACCTCCATCGACGCGGGCACGAGCAACTTCAACAACCGCGGCTTCGAGATCCCGAGCGGGCTGCTGGGGCTGCTGGCCCGCGCCAACTACTCGTACGCGGACCGCTACCTCCTTACCGGCACGGTGCGCCGCGACGGCTCGTCGCGCTTCGGGCCGGGGAACAAGTACGGCACCTTCCTTTCCGGCTCGGCCGGGTGGGTGGTGAGCGACGAGAGCTTCTACGAGGGGCTGCCGGTGCTGGGTAGCTCGGTGCCCACCCTGAAGCTGCGCGCCAGCTACGGCTCGCTGGGCAACCAGGACATCGGCGACTTCCAGTACGCGGCGTCGGTGATCTCCAACCAGAGCTACCTGTTCGGCGGCTCCATCGCGTCGGGCGCCACGCAGCTGCGGCTGGCCAACCCGGACATCCGCTGGCAGGACCAGACGCAGACCAACTTCGGCATCGACCTGGGGCTGCTGGACGACCGGCTGCTGCTGACGGCCGACTACTACGTCTCCAAGTCCGACGGGCTGCTGGTGAACGCGCCGCTGCCGTGGAGCCTGGGCACGGCCTTCAACGACGCCACCGCGGCCCCCACGGTGAACGCGGGGAGCATCCGCAACCGGGGCTTCGAGCTGGGCGCCGAGTACCGCATCACCCGCGGCGACCTGCAGCTCAACACCAGCGCCAACATCACCACCATCAACAACAAGGTGACGGCGCTGGGGAACGGCGGGCAGCCGATCTTCGCCGGCTTCAGCAACGTGTCGCGCACGGCGGTGGGCGGCAGCATCGGCGAGTTCTTCGTGCTCAAGACGGACGGCATCTTCCAGAGCGACGCCGAGGTGCAGGGCTACAAGAACTCCACCGGACGCGTGGTGCAGCCGAACGCCAAGGCCGGCGACGTCCGCTACGCCGACCTGAACGACGACGGCGTGATCAACGACGACGACCGCTACGTGGCCGGGAGCCCCATCCCCGACTTCGAGGGCGGGCTGTCGCTGAACGCCACCTACCGCCGCTTCAACGTGGGGCTGGCCATGCGCGGCTCGCACGGGGCCGAGGTGTTCAACGTGGCGCGCTTCTGGACGGACCGGCTGGACGAGAACTCCAACTACCGGGCCGACCTGGACCCGTGGACGCCCACCAACACGAGCGCCCGCGACCCGCGCGCCGTCTTCGGCGCCGCCGGGGCGGACAACGCGCGCAGCAACACGGACCGCTGGATCGAGGACGGTTCGTACCTGCGCATCCAGAACCTGGTGCTGGGGTACGCGCTCCCCACCCGCTTCACCCGCCGCTTCGGGGTGGACCGCGAGGGATCGCGCATCTTCCTCAACATCCAGAACCTGCACACCTTTACGGGCTTCTCCAACTGGGACCCGGAGATCAACGCCGGCAACGCCCTCACGCGCGGGATCGACGACGGGACGATCTATCCCAACCCGCGGTCGGTCACCCTCGGCATCGACCTGAACCTGTGA
- a CDS encoding RagB/SusD family nutrient uptake outer membrane protein translates to MTKISRTASALVLGATMLAGCADLTQTDPNQQTTDSFWKTQQDAQLGINAAYRGLQENGTYGRWLQFAYDIRSDIGFSRSPWGDLANFTKSVLGSYDFEVNREIWQHHYQTIFRANQVIANVPGIQMDAAVRDRIVGEAKFLRALMYFNLISLYGNVPMVLEPAVPTDRPAQATPEQAWAQVEKDLTEARAVLPASYPASEAGRATSGAALALLGRAQLQQAKWGAAAQSFAQVIPSYQLLGNYGDNFLDANDNNRETIFEVQFGGPEVLAAGSRGQNIIKMMGPCGVGFCDGEPTRWYFDQLRSETTTTGAADPRLDATLFYNKPGGMDVYGTPYATRYPDRPNDAFWKKYGEYQKREQDWDNPINVKVLRLGGVLLMHADALNENGQTPAAKPFVDQVRARAGLAPLPNNLSQAQMRDRIEAEILKEMGLENERFLWLKRHGWLTDAGRINILKTHDPDFNLFEPFRAVLPIPATETNLNPNVHQNTGW, encoded by the coding sequence ATGACAAAGATCAGCCGGACGGCATCGGCGCTGGTCCTGGGAGCCACCATGCTCGCGGGATGCGCCGACCTGACCCAGACCGACCCCAACCAGCAGACCACCGACAGCTTCTGGAAGACGCAGCAGGACGCGCAGCTGGGGATCAACGCCGCCTACCGCGGCCTGCAGGAGAACGGCACCTACGGCCGCTGGCTGCAGTTCGCCTACGACATCCGCTCGGACATCGGCTTCAGCCGCAGCCCCTGGGGCGACCTGGCGAACTTCACCAAGTCGGTGCTGGGGAGCTACGACTTCGAAGTGAACCGGGAGATCTGGCAGCACCACTACCAGACGATCTTCCGCGCCAACCAGGTGATCGCCAACGTCCCCGGCATCCAGATGGACGCCGCCGTGCGCGACCGCATCGTGGGCGAGGCGAAGTTCCTGCGCGCGCTGATGTACTTCAACCTGATCAGCCTGTACGGCAACGTGCCGATGGTGCTGGAGCCGGCCGTGCCCACCGACCGTCCCGCGCAGGCCACGCCGGAGCAGGCGTGGGCGCAGGTGGAAAAGGACCTGACCGAGGCCCGCGCCGTGCTCCCGGCATCGTACCCGGCCAGCGAGGCGGGGCGGGCCACGAGCGGCGCCGCACTGGCGCTCCTGGGCCGCGCACAGCTCCAGCAGGCCAAGTGGGGGGCGGCCGCGCAGAGCTTCGCGCAGGTGATCCCCAGCTACCAGCTGCTGGGCAACTACGGCGACAACTTCCTGGACGCCAACGACAACAACCGCGAAACCATCTTCGAGGTGCAGTTCGGCGGCCCCGAAGTGCTGGCCGCGGGGAGCCGCGGGCAGAACATCATCAAGATGATGGGGCCCTGCGGCGTGGGCTTCTGCGACGGCGAGCCGACGCGCTGGTACTTCGACCAGCTCCGCTCGGAAACCACCACCACGGGCGCCGCGGACCCGCGGCTGGACGCAACGCTCTTCTACAACAAGCCGGGCGGGATGGACGTGTACGGCACCCCGTACGCCACCCGCTACCCGGACCGGCCGAACGACGCCTTCTGGAAGAAGTACGGCGAGTACCAGAAGCGCGAGCAGGACTGGGACAACCCGATCAACGTCAAGGTGCTGCGGCTGGGCGGGGTGCTGCTGATGCACGCCGACGCGCTCAACGAGAACGGGCAGACGCCGGCGGCCAAGCCGTTCGTGGACCAGGTGCGCGCGCGCGCCGGGCTGGCGCCGCTCCCCAACAACCTGTCGCAGGCCCAGATGCGCGACCGCATCGAGGCCGAGATCCTGAAGGAGATGGGGCTGGAGAACGAGCGCTTCCTCTGGCTCAAGCGGCACGGCTGGCTGACGGACGCGGGGAGGATCAACATCCTGAAGACGCACGACCCGGACTTCAACCTGTTCGAGCCGTTCCGGGCGGTGCTCCCCATTCCGGCGACGGAGACCAACCTGAACCCCAACGTCCACCAGAACACGGGCTGGTGA